The following coding sequences lie in one Chelonia mydas isolate rCheMyd1 chromosome 6, rCheMyd1.pri.v2, whole genome shotgun sequence genomic window:
- the LOC102945139 gene encoding zinc finger and SCAN domain-containing protein 2 — translation MEAPCIPDLQGSEDTDGPQGVHRGAEMLHRDEEGSPWQDEALSGEASEGQPGAEAQPDGTRGEGSAERKTCPECGKSFVWSSHLAQHRRTHTGERPFQCGECGKSFSRSSNLVKHQGTHTGERPYRCPDCGRGFTDSSNLAAHLRGHAGHKPHRCPQCGKGFARRSHIATHRRIHTGERPFPCPDCGKAFTQRSDLVAHRRTHTGERPYQCTVCGKRFGMSSTLTVHWRTHTGEKPYRCHQCGKGFTQNSGFLIHQRLHAGDKPYKCGQCGKAFSVSSDLLAHRRGHDAGAAAHKCPDCGAGFSASAELLNHQSSAHGEKMPHRCAACGKAFRLPAALGRHQRTHCQQRSHSCCQCGKSFLHSSALSAHLRTHTGEKPFKCTQCGKDFRQSSALIRHQRTHMG, via the exons ATGGAAGCACCCTGCATCCCAGATCTCCAGGGCTCTGAGGACACGGATGGGCCACAAGGCGTCCATAGAG GTGCTGAGATGCTGCACAGGGACGAAGAGGGGAGTCCGTGGCAGGATGAAGCATTGTCGGGCGAGGCGTCCGAGGGCCAGCCTGGGGCCGAGGCTCAGCCGGATGGAACACGGGGTGAAGGGAGCGCTGAGCGGAAGACATGCCctgagtgcgggaagagctttgTCTGGAGCTCACACCTGGCGCAGCACCGGCgcacgcacaccggggagcggccgtTCCAGTGCGGTGAGTGTGGCAAGAGCTTCAGCCGCAGCTCCAACCTAGTGAAGCACCAGGGCACCCACACCGGCGAACGCCCCTACCGCTGCCCAGACTGCGGCCGCGGTTTCACTGACTCCTCCAACCTGGCCGCTCACCTGCGCGGCCACGCCGGCCACAAGCCCCACCGCTGCCCCCAGTGCGGGAAAGGCTTTGCCCGGCGCTCCCACATCGCCACGCACAGGCGCATCCACACCGGTgagcgccccttcccctgccccgacTGTGGCAAGGCCTTCACCCAGCGCTCCGACCTGGTGGCCCACCGCCGCACCCATACCGGGGAGCGCCCCTACCAGTGCACTGTGTGCGGCAAGCGCTTTGgcatgagctccaccctgacggTGCACTGGCGCACCCACACGGGTGAGAAGCCCTACCGCTGCCACCAATGCGGCAAAGGCTTCACCCAGAACTCGGGCTTCCTCATCCACCAGCGGCTCCACGCCGGAGACAAGCCCTACAAGTGCGGACAGTGCGGCAAGGCCTTCAGCGTCAGCTCCGATCTCCTCGCCCACCGGAGGGGCCACGacgctggggctgcagcccacaaGTGCCCTGACTGTGGGGCTGGCTTCAGTGCCAGCGCTGAACTCCTGAACCACCAGAGCAGCGCCCATGGGGAGAAGATGCCACACCGGTGCGCAGCTTGCGGGAAAGCCTTCCGGCTCCCTGCTGCCCTCGGCAGGCACCAGAGGACTCACTGCCAGCAGAGATCGCACAGCTGCTGccagtgtgggaaaagcttcctgCACAGTTCGGCCCTCAGCGCCCATCTGAGGACCCACACAGGGGAGAAGCCTTTCAAATGCACCCAGTGCGGGAAGGACTTCCGCCAGAGTTCAGCCCTGATCAGACACCAGAGGACTCACATGGGCTAG